A single window of Bombus affinis isolate iyBomAffi1 chromosome 15, iyBomAffi1.2, whole genome shotgun sequence DNA harbors:
- the LOC126924878 gene encoding protein glass-like, translating to MEFLQNHHTVNTSEPPYTLGTGSVGSIEATIPSGLCTGSLGVLSTEDALTDNQNEETLGALQGTLRLQDLQNSPQDIGGDQTQHIQNSGQNQPVSEFGASFWVDDMAGFPLPPLDLDPLPPGLFSPCSATYNWGCTRGDCAPRTSNANGEGVADVLLSLKHAVVHPGSPTGGYYSTAGSSHHYSQDYTQNLGPPVPPTHYASTPAMSVNVSMNMTMNMNMHSGYEQSYSSAWGVEPLLSPAQQYNPVEQQARVNQPPANSLIGTSTHPHSHPPAHGHSRLQLSSEHALCIGATGNPVTPDDNGRPNLCRICGKSYARPSTLKTHLRTHSGEKPFRCHACSKAFSQAANLTAHARTHSGEKPFRCPVCDRRFSQSSSVTTHMRTHSGERPYRCRFCKKAFSDSSTLTKHLRIHSGEKPYQCKLCLLRFSQSGNLNRHMRVHGGSLT from the exons ATGGAGTTTCTGCAGAATCATCACACGGTGAACACCTCCGAACCGCCGTACACCCTTGGCACAG GTTCGGTAGGAAGTATCGAGGCCACCATACCTTCCGGCCTGTGCACCGGGTCTCTCGGTGTCCTGTCCACCGAAGACGCCTTGACGGATAATCAAAACGAAGAGACTCTGGGTGCGCTGCAGGGCACGCTTCGTCTACAGGATCTGCAAAATTCTCCGCAAGACATTGGCGGTGATCAAACGCAACACATCCAAAATTCCGGACAGAACCAACCGGTCAGCGAGTTTGGAGCGAGCTTCTGGGTCGACGATATGGCTGGTTTTCCATTGCCACCGCTGGACTTGGACCCGTTACCTCCTGGTCTCTTCAGCCCATGCTCGGCAACCTACAA TTGGGGATGCACCAGAGGAGACTGTGCGCCGAGAACGAGCAACGCGAACGGGGAAGGTGTCGCGGACGTGTTACTATCGTTGAAACACGCGGTGGTCCATCCTGGAAGTCCTACCGGCGGATACTACTCCACGGCAGGATCGAGTCATCATTATTCTCAAGATTATACTCAAAATCTTGGCCCGCCTGTCCCACCCACGCATTACGCGTCTACACCAGCCATGTCTGTGAACGTTTCTATGAATATGACCATGAACATGAACATGCACTCTGG GTACGAGCAAAGCTATTCGTCGGCATGGGGCGTGGAACCCCTGTTAAGTCCCGCCCAGCAGTATAATCCTGTGGAGCAGCAGGCAAGGGTGAATCAACCCCCGGCCAATAGTCTGATCGGCACCAGTACCCATCCTCATTCTCATCCCCCAGCGCACGGCCATTCCAGGCTGCAATTGTCCAGTGAGCATGCTCTGTGCATAGGCGCCACCGGCAACCCAGTCACACCCGACGACAATGGCAGACCTAACCTATGTCGAATTTGCGGCAAGTCGTATGCGCGACCCAGCACCCTCAAGACGCATCTTAGAACGCACTCTGGGGAGAAACCGTTTAG GTGTCACGCGTGCTCCAAGGCATTTAGTCAAGCCGCGAATTTAACTGCCCATGCAAGAACTCATTCGGGAGAAAAACCATTTCGATGTCCAGTGTGTGATCGGAGATTTTCGCAAAGCAGTTCCGTAACCACACATATGAGAACGCACTCGGGAGAACGTCCGTATAG ATGTCGATTCTGCAAAAAGGCATTCTCGGATAGTTCTACGTTAACCAAACATCTTCGTATTCATTCTGGCGAGAAACCATATCAATGTAAGCTGTGCTTGCTGAGGTTTAGCCAAAGCGGTAATCTGAACAGGCATATGAGAGTCCATGGCGGTTCTCTAACGTGA
- the LOC126924877 gene encoding C-terminal-binding protein isoform X3 produces the protein MDKRKMMPKRPRMDSLRGPIANGPIQTRPLVALLDGRDCSIEMPILKDVATVAFCDAQSTSEIHEKVLNEAVGALMWHTIILTKEDLEKFKTLRIIVRIGSGVDNIDVKAAGELGIAVCNVPGYGVEEVADTTLCLILNLYRRTYWLANMVREGKKFTGPEQVREAATGCARIRGDTLGIVGLGRIGSAVALRAKAFGFTVIFYDPYLPDGIEKSLGLNRVYTLQDLLFQSDCVSLHCTLNEHNHHLINEFTIKQMRPGAFLVNTARGGLVDDDALAAALKQGRIRAAALDVHENEPYNVFQGPLKDAPNLLCTPHAAFYSDASCTELREMAASEIRRAIVGRIPDCLRNCVNKEYFLSSTGSYPEGINGGYYSGGLPVQQAHSTTPHDSAPPPPGGHSVVGGGGGGGGGGPNSSAGGAGAGGPTGPTGPTVGGGGAGGPTSAPPTAGLTGIPHSIVSEPDPRPSPPAPSPR, from the exons ATGGACAAACGGAAGATGATGCCCAAACGCCCTCGAATGGATAGCCTGAGGGGTCCTATTGCGAATGGACCCATTCAGACACGACCATTAGTGGCTTTGTTAGATGGTCGAGACTGTTCTATTGAAATGCCAATTCTCAAAGATGTTGCAACAGTAGCCTTCTGCGATGCACAGTCGACATCAGAAATCCATGAAAAG GTATTAAATGAGGCAGTAGGTGCACTAATGTGGCACACTATAATTCTGACAAAGGAAGATCTCGAAAAATTCAAAACATTACGAATCATTGTAAGAATTGGATCTGGAGTAGATAATATAGATGTCAAAGCAGCAGGGGAACTTGGCATCGCTGTGTGCAATGTGCCTGGATACGGTGTTGAAGAAGTAGCTGACACTACTCTTTGTCTTATTCTAAATTTATATCGACGTACATATTGGTTGGCAAACATGGTACGCGAAGGAAAGAAATTCACAGGTCCAGAACAG GTCAGGGAAGCTGCAACAGGATGTGCAAGGATACGGGGTGACACACTTGGTATAGTTGGGTTAGGCAGGATTGGTTCTGCAGTTGCCCTGCGTGCCAAAGCCTTCGGTTTCACTGTCATTTTTTATGATCCCTACCTACCAGACGGAATTGAAAAATCTCTTGGTCTTAACAGGGTCTACACATTACAG GATTTGCTATTCCAGTCAGACTGTGTATCCTTGCATTGTACCTTGAACGAGCACAATCATCATCTTATTAATGAATTTACCATCAAACAG ATGAGACCTGGCGCTTTCTTAGTCAATACAGCAAGGGGTGGTCTGGTTGATGATGACGCTTTGGCCGCAGCGTTGAAACAAGGCAGAATTCGTGCAGCAGCACTTGATGTACACGAAAATGAGCCATACAATGTTTTTCAGG GTCCTTTGAAAGACGCACCCAATCTATTGTGTACACCACATGCAGCGTTCTACAGCGATGCAAGCTGCACCGAACTGCGTGAGATGGCAGCCAGTGAAATACGAAGAGCTATCGTCGGTCGCATACCCGACTGCTTACGAAACTGCGTGAACAAGGAATACTTCCTTTCCTCGACCGG CAGCTACCCTGAGGGGATCAACGGCGGATACTATTCCGGGGGGCTGCCCGTTCAACAGGCGCATTCAACGACTCCTCACGATTCTGCACCCCCACCTCCTGGTGGGCATTCCGTCGTCGGCGGCGGTGGTGGTGGGGGTGGTGGCGGACCGAACTCCTCTGCAGGCGGTGCAGGCGCCGGGGGTCCTACAGGCCCCACGGGTCCAACGGTAGGCGGCGGTGGGGCTGGAGGCCCTACTTCAGCTCCTCCTACTGCTGGATTAACCGGTATACCACACAGCATAGTGAGCGAGCCTGACCCCCGGCCAAGCCCACCTGCACCGAGCCCTCGTTGA
- the LOC126924877 gene encoding C-terminal-binding protein isoform X1 produces MDKRKMMPKRPRMDSLRGPIANGPIQTRPLVALLDGRDCSIEMPILKDVATVAFCDAQSTSEIHEKVLNEAVGALMWHTIILTKEDLEKFKTLRIIVRIGSGVDNIDVKAAGELGIAVCNVPGYGVEEVADTTLCLILNLYRRTYWLANMVREGKKFTGPEQVREAATGCARIRGDTLGIVGLGRIGSAVALRAKAFGFTVIFYDPYLPDGIEKSLGLNRVYTLQDLLFQSDCVSLHCTLNEHNHHLINEFTIKQMRPGAFLVNTARGGLVDDDALAAALKQGRIRAAALDVHENEPYNVFQGQSSQCPLKDAPNLLCTPHAAFYSDASCTELREMAASEIRRAIVGRIPDCLRNCVNKEYFLSSTGSYPEGINGGYYSGGLPVQQAHSTTPHDSAPPPPGGHSVVGGGGGGGGGGPNSSAGGAGAGGPTGPTGPTVGGGGAGGPTSAPPTAGLTGIPHSIVSEPDPRPSPPAPSPR; encoded by the exons ATGGACAAACGGAAGATGATGCCCAAACGCCCTCGAATGGATAGCCTGAGGGGTCCTATTGCGAATGGACCCATTCAGACACGACCATTAGTGGCTTTGTTAGATGGTCGAGACTGTTCTATTGAAATGCCAATTCTCAAAGATGTTGCAACAGTAGCCTTCTGCGATGCACAGTCGACATCAGAAATCCATGAAAAG GTATTAAATGAGGCAGTAGGTGCACTAATGTGGCACACTATAATTCTGACAAAGGAAGATCTCGAAAAATTCAAAACATTACGAATCATTGTAAGAATTGGATCTGGAGTAGATAATATAGATGTCAAAGCAGCAGGGGAACTTGGCATCGCTGTGTGCAATGTGCCTGGATACGGTGTTGAAGAAGTAGCTGACACTACTCTTTGTCTTATTCTAAATTTATATCGACGTACATATTGGTTGGCAAACATGGTACGCGAAGGAAAGAAATTCACAGGTCCAGAACAG GTCAGGGAAGCTGCAACAGGATGTGCAAGGATACGGGGTGACACACTTGGTATAGTTGGGTTAGGCAGGATTGGTTCTGCAGTTGCCCTGCGTGCCAAAGCCTTCGGTTTCACTGTCATTTTTTATGATCCCTACCTACCAGACGGAATTGAAAAATCTCTTGGTCTTAACAGGGTCTACACATTACAG GATTTGCTATTCCAGTCAGACTGTGTATCCTTGCATTGTACCTTGAACGAGCACAATCATCATCTTATTAATGAATTTACCATCAAACAG ATGAGACCTGGCGCTTTCTTAGTCAATACAGCAAGGGGTGGTCTGGTTGATGATGACGCTTTGGCCGCAGCGTTGAAACAAGGCAGAATTCGTGCAGCAGCACTTGATGTACACGAAAATGAGCCATACAATGTTTTTCAGGGTCAGTCATCGCAGT GTCCTTTGAAAGACGCACCCAATCTATTGTGTACACCACATGCAGCGTTCTACAGCGATGCAAGCTGCACCGAACTGCGTGAGATGGCAGCCAGTGAAATACGAAGAGCTATCGTCGGTCGCATACCCGACTGCTTACGAAACTGCGTGAACAAGGAATACTTCCTTTCCTCGACCGG CAGCTACCCTGAGGGGATCAACGGCGGATACTATTCCGGGGGGCTGCCCGTTCAACAGGCGCATTCAACGACTCCTCACGATTCTGCACCCCCACCTCCTGGTGGGCATTCCGTCGTCGGCGGCGGTGGTGGTGGGGGTGGTGGCGGACCGAACTCCTCTGCAGGCGGTGCAGGCGCCGGGGGTCCTACAGGCCCCACGGGTCCAACGGTAGGCGGCGGTGGGGCTGGAGGCCCTACTTCAGCTCCTCCTACTGCTGGATTAACCGGTATACCACACAGCATAGTGAGCGAGCCTGACCCCCGGCCAAGCCCACCTGCACCGAGCCCTCGTTGA
- the LOC126924877 gene encoding C-terminal-binding protein isoform X2 — MDKRKMMPKRPRMDSLRGPIANGPIQTRPLVALLDGRDCSIEMPILKDVATVAFCDAQSTSEIHEKVLNEAVGALMWHTIILTKEDLEKFKTLRIIVRIGSGVDNIDVKAAGELGIAVCNVPGYGVEEVADTTLCLILNLYRRTYWLANMVREGKKFTGPEQVREAATGCARIRGDTLGIVGLGRIGSAVALRAKAFGFTVIFYDPYLPDGIEKSLGLNRVYTLQDLLFQSDCVSLHCTLNEHNHHLINEFTIKQMRPGAFLVNTARGGLVDDDALAAALKQGRIRAAALDVHENEPYNVFQGQSSQCPLKDAPNLLCTPHAAFYSDASCTELREMAASEIRRAIVGRIPDCLRNCVNKEYFLSSTGYPEGINGGYYSGGLPVQQAHSTTPHDSAPPPPGGHSVVGGGGGGGGGGPNSSAGGAGAGGPTGPTGPTVGGGGAGGPTSAPPTAGLTGIPHSIVSEPDPRPSPPAPSPR, encoded by the exons ATGGACAAACGGAAGATGATGCCCAAACGCCCTCGAATGGATAGCCTGAGGGGTCCTATTGCGAATGGACCCATTCAGACACGACCATTAGTGGCTTTGTTAGATGGTCGAGACTGTTCTATTGAAATGCCAATTCTCAAAGATGTTGCAACAGTAGCCTTCTGCGATGCACAGTCGACATCAGAAATCCATGAAAAG GTATTAAATGAGGCAGTAGGTGCACTAATGTGGCACACTATAATTCTGACAAAGGAAGATCTCGAAAAATTCAAAACATTACGAATCATTGTAAGAATTGGATCTGGAGTAGATAATATAGATGTCAAAGCAGCAGGGGAACTTGGCATCGCTGTGTGCAATGTGCCTGGATACGGTGTTGAAGAAGTAGCTGACACTACTCTTTGTCTTATTCTAAATTTATATCGACGTACATATTGGTTGGCAAACATGGTACGCGAAGGAAAGAAATTCACAGGTCCAGAACAG GTCAGGGAAGCTGCAACAGGATGTGCAAGGATACGGGGTGACACACTTGGTATAGTTGGGTTAGGCAGGATTGGTTCTGCAGTTGCCCTGCGTGCCAAAGCCTTCGGTTTCACTGTCATTTTTTATGATCCCTACCTACCAGACGGAATTGAAAAATCTCTTGGTCTTAACAGGGTCTACACATTACAG GATTTGCTATTCCAGTCAGACTGTGTATCCTTGCATTGTACCTTGAACGAGCACAATCATCATCTTATTAATGAATTTACCATCAAACAG ATGAGACCTGGCGCTTTCTTAGTCAATACAGCAAGGGGTGGTCTGGTTGATGATGACGCTTTGGCCGCAGCGTTGAAACAAGGCAGAATTCGTGCAGCAGCACTTGATGTACACGAAAATGAGCCATACAATGTTTTTCAGGGTCAGTCATCGCAGT GTCCTTTGAAAGACGCACCCAATCTATTGTGTACACCACATGCAGCGTTCTACAGCGATGCAAGCTGCACCGAACTGCGTGAGATGGCAGCCAGTGAAATACGAAGAGCTATCGTCGGTCGCATACCCGACTGCTTACGAAACTGCGTGAACAAGGAATACTTCCTTTCCTCGACCGG CTACCCTGAGGGGATCAACGGCGGATACTATTCCGGGGGGCTGCCCGTTCAACAGGCGCATTCAACGACTCCTCACGATTCTGCACCCCCACCTCCTGGTGGGCATTCCGTCGTCGGCGGCGGTGGTGGTGGGGGTGGTGGCGGACCGAACTCCTCTGCAGGCGGTGCAGGCGCCGGGGGTCCTACAGGCCCCACGGGTCCAACGGTAGGCGGCGGTGGGGCTGGAGGCCCTACTTCAGCTCCTCCTACTGCTGGATTAACCGGTATACCACACAGCATAGTGAGCGAGCCTGACCCCCGGCCAAGCCCACCTGCACCGAGCCCTCGTTGA
- the LOC126924877 gene encoding C-terminal-binding protein isoform X4, with amino-acid sequence MDKRKMMPKRPRMDSLRGPIANGPIQTRPLVALLDGRDCSIEMPILKDVATVAFCDAQSTSEIHEKVLNEAVGALMWHTIILTKEDLEKFKTLRIIVRIGSGVDNIDVKAAGELGIAVCNVPGYGVEEVADTTLCLILNLYRRTYWLANMVREGKKFTGPEQVREAATGCARIRGDTLGIVGLGRIGSAVALRAKAFGFTVIFYDPYLPDGIEKSLGLNRVYTLQDLLFQSDCVSLHCTLNEHNHHLINEFTIKQMRPGAFLVNTARGGLVDDDALAAALKQGRIRAAALDVHENEPYNVFQGQSSQCPLKDAPNLLCTPHAAFYSDASCTELREMAASEIRRAIVGRIPDCLRNCVNKEYFLSSTGNRFSSRC; translated from the exons ATGGACAAACGGAAGATGATGCCCAAACGCCCTCGAATGGATAGCCTGAGGGGTCCTATTGCGAATGGACCCATTCAGACACGACCATTAGTGGCTTTGTTAGATGGTCGAGACTGTTCTATTGAAATGCCAATTCTCAAAGATGTTGCAACAGTAGCCTTCTGCGATGCACAGTCGACATCAGAAATCCATGAAAAG GTATTAAATGAGGCAGTAGGTGCACTAATGTGGCACACTATAATTCTGACAAAGGAAGATCTCGAAAAATTCAAAACATTACGAATCATTGTAAGAATTGGATCTGGAGTAGATAATATAGATGTCAAAGCAGCAGGGGAACTTGGCATCGCTGTGTGCAATGTGCCTGGATACGGTGTTGAAGAAGTAGCTGACACTACTCTTTGTCTTATTCTAAATTTATATCGACGTACATATTGGTTGGCAAACATGGTACGCGAAGGAAAGAAATTCACAGGTCCAGAACAG GTCAGGGAAGCTGCAACAGGATGTGCAAGGATACGGGGTGACACACTTGGTATAGTTGGGTTAGGCAGGATTGGTTCTGCAGTTGCCCTGCGTGCCAAAGCCTTCGGTTTCACTGTCATTTTTTATGATCCCTACCTACCAGACGGAATTGAAAAATCTCTTGGTCTTAACAGGGTCTACACATTACAG GATTTGCTATTCCAGTCAGACTGTGTATCCTTGCATTGTACCTTGAACGAGCACAATCATCATCTTATTAATGAATTTACCATCAAACAG ATGAGACCTGGCGCTTTCTTAGTCAATACAGCAAGGGGTGGTCTGGTTGATGATGACGCTTTGGCCGCAGCGTTGAAACAAGGCAGAATTCGTGCAGCAGCACTTGATGTACACGAAAATGAGCCATACAATGTTTTTCAGGGTCAGTCATCGCAGT GTCCTTTGAAAGACGCACCCAATCTATTGTGTACACCACATGCAGCGTTCTACAGCGATGCAAGCTGCACCGAACTGCGTGAGATGGCAGCCAGTGAAATACGAAGAGCTATCGTCGGTCGCATACCCGACTGCTTACGAAACTGCGTGAACAAGGAATACTTCCTTTCCTCGACCGG AAACAGATTTTCAAGCAGATGTTAA
- the LOC126924881 gene encoding E3 ubiquitin-protein transferase MAEA, with protein sequence MSDVKSLEYPTLKVPYELLNKKFRLAQKVIDREASYVQTAANELIKDNKTSVPAGEMSLLLGGVVEKLQTLKRKAHESITEELQASMVCKRRLEHLKEHANTAPSVVNQWRRQRLDRMLIEYFLRKGYYTTATKLADSSELRDLTNIDVFMVSREVETSLANHETARCVGWCYDNRSKLRKLGSTMEFNLRVQEFIELVRQDRRLDAVKHARKCFTNYDDYQLQEIQCCMGQLAFPANTSLSPYKDLLDEKRWDRLIEQFRHENYRLFQLATQSVFTVALQAGLSALKTPQCYSANKEGRNPNCPVCNEALNELAVPLPFAHCSQSRLVCSISGKPLNEYNQPMMMPNGYVYGEQALEKMAQENNGTVICPKTKEVFPYKKIEKVYVM encoded by the exons ATGTCAGACGTTAAAAGCCTCGAATACCCAACGTTAAAG GTTCCTTATGAACTCCTCAACAAAAAATTTCGCTTAGCACAAAAGGTCATAGATAGGGAAGCTTCATACGTACAAACAGCAGCTAATGAATTAATAAAGGATAATAAAACCTCTGTTCCTGCTGGGGAGATGAGCCTATTATTAGGTGGAGTTGTGGAGAAACTTCAAACCTTAAAGAGAAAGGCGCACGAATCTATTACAGAAGAGTTGCAAGCAAGCATGGTTTGCAAAAGACGTCTAGAACATTTAAAAGAACACGCTAATACCGCACCGAGCGTTGTGAATCAGTGGCGGAGACAAAGGCTTGATAGAATGCTGATAGAATATTTTCTTCGGAAAGGCTATTATACAACTGCAACTAAATTAGCAGATAGTAGCGAGCTTAGAGATTTAACAAACATAG ATGTTTTTATGGTATCAAGGGAAGTAGAAACGTCTTTAGCAAATCATGAAACTGCAAGGTGTGTTGGATGGTGCTATGACAATCGATCTAAGTTAAGGAAATTAGGAAGTACTATGGAATTTAATTTACGCGTGCAAGAGTTTATAGAGTTAGTAAGGCAGGATAGGAGGCTTGATGCTGTCAAGCATGCTAGAAAATGTTTTACCAATTATGATGATTACCAATTGCAAGAAATTCAATGCTGTATGGGACAATTAGCATTTCCAGCAAATACATCTCTTAGTCCATATAAAGATTTGTTAGATGAGAAGAG aTGGGATAGATTAATTGAGCAATTCAGGCATGAAAATTATAGACTTTTCCAATTAGCAACTCAAAGTGTTTTTACAGTAGCATTACAGGCAGGTTTATCGGCATTAAAAACACCTCAATGTTATAGCGCAAACAAAGAAGGGAGAAATCCAAATTGTCCAGTATGCAATGAAGCTCTTAACGAATTAGCTGTTCCATTGCCTTTTGCTCATTGTTCACAGTCTAGACTTGTCTGCAGTATTAGTGGAAAACCATTAAATGAATATAATCAACCAATGATGATGCCAAATGGATATGTATATGGAGAACAA gcATTGGAAAAGATGGCTCAAGAAAACAATGGTACTGTAATTTGCCCAAAAACCAAAGAAGTGTTTCCGtataaaaagatagaaaaagtgTATGTTATGTAA